From Coffea arabica cultivar ET-39 chromosome 10e, Coffea Arabica ET-39 HiFi, whole genome shotgun sequence, one genomic window encodes:
- the LOC113712484 gene encoding laccase-14-like → MKGFIFTWAVFLLLSSHVLPSQAMMHRYTFIIKEAPYTRLCSTKNILTVNGLFPGPTVHIREGDTTIIRVHNKGTQNITIHWHGVKQPMYPWSDGPAYITQCPIMPGKSFSQKIRLSDEIGTMWWHAHSDWSRATVHGAIRVYPKRGDTYPFPRPYAEVPITFGEWWKSDVQAVLTEFKSNGGFPNNSDAFLINGQPGDLYPCSKPDTFKLAVEYGKTYMLRMVNAAMNSILFVSIANHKITVVGSDGSYTRPLKTDYVAISPGQTIDCLLEADQKPGHYYMAAKAYDSTTDNTTTTAIIEYIGNYTPSSPPVFPNLPMSNDTKASTNFTWSLRSLARKVDVPTHVDTKLYFTLSVNLRPCEANNTCAGPRGQRLATSINNISFVSPQFDILHAYYYSLRGVFRKNFPRFPPFVFNFTADSLPATLLNPTRDTRVRVLEYNNSVELVFQGTNLVAGIDHPMHLHGHSFYVVGAGIGNHDKEKDPLKYNLVDPPLMNTIAVPKNGWTAIRFKANNPGVWLLHCHLERHLTWGMDMAFLTKNGKLPGQQMLPPPPDAPPC, encoded by the exons ATGAAAGGTTTCATCTTCACTTGGGCTGTGTTTCTGCTCTTGTCTAGTCATGTTCTACCTAGCCAAGCCATGATGCATCGCTATACATTTATA ATAAAAGAAGCTCCATATACACGACTTTGCAGCACTAAGAACATTTTAACAGTAAATGGCCTATTTCCAGGACCAACTGTTCACATCCGTGAAGGGGATACCACCATCATCCGCGTCCATAACAAAGGGACCCAAAACATCACCATTCACTG gcaTGGAGTGAAACAGCCGATGTATCCATGGTCAGATGGTCCCGCGTACATAACTCAGTGCCCCATCATGCCTGGAAAATCCTTTAGCCAAAAGATTAGGCTTTCTGATGAGATTGGAACTATGTGGTGGCATGCTCATAGTGACTGGTCTCGAGCAACCGTTCATGGTGCGATCCGTGTTTACCCCAAGAGAGGCGACACATATCCATTTCCTAGGCCTTATGCAGAAGTGCCCATCACCTTTG GAGAATGGTGGAAGAGTGATGTACAGGCGGTTCTTACCGAATTCAAAAGTAATGGAGGATTCCCAAACAATTCTGATGCTTTCTTGATAAATGGTCAGCCTGGTGATCTGTATCCATGCTCAAAACCAG ACACATTTAAGCTGGCAGTGGAATATGGCAAAACTTACATGCTCCGAATGGTCAATGCCGCCATGAACAGCATCCTATTCGTTTCCATAGCAAATCATAAAATCACTGTTGTCGGATCAGATGGCAGCTACACGAGGCCACTGAAAACAGACTACGTTGCCATATCCCCTGGCCAAACCATTGACTGCTTGCTAGAAGCCGACCAAAAACCTGGTCACTATTACATGGCCGCTAAGGCTTATGACAGTACAACCGACAACACCACCACCACAGCTATCATAGAATACATAGGAAATTATACTCCGTCTTCGCCACCAGTCTTCCCAAACCTTCCAATGTCTAATGATACAAAAGCATCAACTAATTTCACGTGGAGCCTAAGAAGCTTGGCAAGAAAAGTTGATGTTCCAACACACGTGGACACTAAGCTTTACTTCACACTATCTGTGAATTTACGCCCTTGTGAGGCAAACAACACTTGTGCTGGACCTCGAGGGCAGCGACTTGCAACGAGCATAAACAACATAAGTTTTGTTTCACCTCAGTTTGATATACTCCATGCTTACTATTATAGCCTAAGAGGAGTCtttagaaaaaattttcccaGATTTCCACCTTTCGTATTCAATTTCACTGCAGATAGTCTTCCGGCAACGTTGCTAAATCCAACCCGGGATACTagagttagggttcttgaataTAATAACAGTGTGGAGCTTGTGTTCCAGGGAACAAATTTGGTTGCTGGAATAGATCATCCCATGCATTTACATGGACATAGTTTCTATGTAGTTGGTGCAGGTATTGGAAACCATGACAAGGAAAAAGACCCTTTAAAGTATAATCTTGTCGACCCTCCTCTGATGAACACAATTGCTGTTCCTAAAAATGGTTGGACCGCCATTAGATTCAAGGCAAATAACCCTG GAGTCTGGCTGTTGCACTGCCACCTTGAGCGTCATCTAACCTGGGGAATGGATATGGCCTTCCTTACCAAAAATGGCAAGCTTCCAGGACAACAAATGCTTCCTCCACCTCCAGACGCGCCACCATGTTAA
- the LOC113712633 gene encoding laccase-14-like, whose translation MKGFILTLFVVLRVLPGQASVHRYSFIIEEAPYTRLCSTKNILTVNGQFPGPSLHIRQGDTAIVHVHNKGNQNITIHWHGVKLPRNSWSDGPVYITQCPIMPGKSFIQNIQVTDEIGTLWWHAHSEWSRATVHGAFIVYPKRGENYPFPQPRAENTIILGEWWKSDIQAVLTQFQHSGGDPIVSDALLINGQPGDLYPCSEQDTFKLEAEYGKTYLLRMINAAMNNILFFSIAKHQITVVGSDGSYTKPFKSDYIAISPGQTIDFLLEANQAPGHYYMAAKVYNSALPVPFDHSTTTGIIEYSGNYAPSSPLSFPRLPLLNDTKASVNFTGGLRSLASKVDVPLNLDTKLFLTISVNLRPCERNNTCTGPAGHRFAASINNISFVQPQINILQAYYGGLRGVYEEQFPSFPPLKFNFTAQPFPFKLMIPSLGTKVKVLEYNSNVEIVLQATSLVWSPDHPMHLHGHSFYVVGSGIGNFDEKKDPLNYNLVDPPLRNTIAVPRNGWTTIRFKAKNPGVWLMHCHLERHATWGMEMVFIVKNGKSPQEQLLPPPSDMPPC comes from the exons ATGAAAGGTTTCATCTTAACACTGTTTGTGGTTCTACGCGTTCTACCTGGCCAAGCTTCGGTGCACCGCTATTCGTTTATA ATTGAAGAGGCTCCATATACAAGACTTTGCAGCACTAAGAACATTTTGACAGTAAATGGCCAATTTCCAGGACCAAGTCTGCACATCCGTCAAGGCGATACAGCCATTGTTCATGTCCACAACAAGGGAAACCAGAACATTACTATTCACTG GCATGGAGTCAAATTGCCGAGAAATTCATGGTCGGATGGTCCAGTATACATTACTCAGTGCCCTATAATGCCAGGAAAATCTTTTATCCAAAATATTCAGGTGACTGATGAGATTGGAACATTATGGTGGCATGCTCATAGCGAATGGTCCAGAGCCACAGTCCATGGTGCTTTTATCGTTTACCCGAAAAGAGGAGAAAACTATCCATTTCCTCAGCCTCGCGCAGAAAACACCATCATTTTGG GAGAATGGTGGAAGAGTGACATACAAGCTGTTCTTACTCAGTTCCAACATAGTGGGGGAGACCCGATTGTGTCTGATGCTTTGTTGATAAATGGGCAGCCTGGTGATCTTTATCCATGTTCAGAGCAAG ACACCTTTAAGCTGGAAGCGGAATACGGCAAAACTTATTTGCTCCGGATGATCAATGCTGCCATGAACaacattcttttcttttccattgcAAAGCATCAAATTACTGTAGTTGGATCAGACGGAAGCTACACAAAGCCGTTCAAGAGTGATTATATTGCTATATCCCCAGGACAAACCATTGACTTCTTGTTAGAAGCCAATCAAGCACCTGGTCACTATTACATGGCTGCTAAGGTTTATAACAGCGCTCTACCCGTCCCTTTCGACCACTCCACCACAACTGGAATCATAGAATACAGCGGAAATTACGCTCCATCTTCACCATTATCCTTCCCACGCCTTCCACTTTTAAATGATACAAAAGCATCTGTTAATTTCACAGGAGGCCTAAGAAGCTTAGCAAGCAAAGTAGATGTTCCATTAAATTTGGACACTAAGCTTTTCTTGACAATTTCTGTCAATTTACGCCCTTGTGAGAGAAACAATACTTGTACTGGACCTGCCGGTCACAGATTTGCAGCGAGCATCAATAACATAAGCTTTGTTCAACCTCAAATTAACATACTCCAAGCTTACTATGGTGGTCTTAGGGGGGTCTATGAAGAACAATTCCCGAGTTTCCCACCtttgaaatttaatttcacCGCACAACCTTTCCCATTCAAGTTGATGATACCTTCTCTGGGTACAAAAGTTAAAGTTCTTGAGTACAACTCCAATGTGGAGATTGTTTTACAGGCAACAAGTTTGGTTTGGTCACCAGATCACCCTATGCATTTACATGGCCATAGTTTCTATGTAGTTGGTTCGGGCATCGGAAACTTTGATGAAAAAAAAGACCCTTTGAACTATAATCTTGTTGACCCTCCTCTAAGGAACACGATTGCTGTTCCTAGAAATGGCTGGACAACCATCAGATTCAAGGCAAAGAATCCTG GAGTATGGCTGATGCACTGCCACCTAGAGCGTCATGCAACTTGGGGGATGGAGATGGTATTCATTGTTAAAAATGGCAAAAGCCCACAAGAACAGTTGCTCCCTCCACCTTCAGACATGCCACCTTGTTGA
- the LOC113711075 gene encoding laccase-15-like encodes MMSGMRVLILQVVVFLLLGGPLPTQALTHRYKFVVKEAPYTKLCSTKNILTVNGQFPGPTLRLRQGDTAFVHVHNKGKENITIHWHGVKQPRFPWSDGPEYITQCPMRPGTKFTQKIVLSDEIGTLWWHAHSDWSRATVHGLLVVYPKKGSSYPLGFPKLQAEVPMILGEWWKSDIQEVLTEFSSSGGEPNVSDAFLINGQPGLLYPCSRQDSYKLTVDYGKTYLLRMVNAAMNNILFFSIAKHRITVVGSDGSYTKPLNSGYIAISPGQTIDFLLHANQSPNLYYMAAKAYNSASSVTFDNTTTTAILEYRGNYTPPSSPSFPSLPTFKDTIASANFTGSLRSLASKEFPVDVPKNVTTNLFFTLSIKSLPCETNNTCKGPRGNRFAATVNNMSFVSPKIDILQAYYNQINGVYKPNFPSFPPLVFNYTARNLSVSLQTPTRTTKVKVLEYNSHVELVYQATNLVAGIDHPMHLHGHSFYVVGWGFGNFDKDKDPKNYNLEDPPLMNTIAVPKNAWTAIRFKANNPGVWLMHCHLERHISWGMEMTFIVKNGKRPQEKLLPPPPDMPLC; translated from the exons ATGATGTCGGGCATGAGGGTTTTGATCTTACAAGTTGTCGTGTTTCTTCTTTTGGGTGGTCCTTTACCTACCCAAGCTTTGACCCACAGATATAAGTTCGTG GTAAAAGAAGCTCCATATACAAAACTATGCAGCACCAAGAACATTTTGACAGTGAATGGTCAATTTCCTGGACCAACTCTACGCCTTCGTCAAGGAGATACAGCCTTTGTTCATGTACACAACAAGGGAAAAGAAAACATCACCATTCACTG GCATGGAGTAAAGCAGCCCAGATTTCCATGGTCAGATGGTCCAGAGTATATTACTCAGTGCCCTATGAGGCCAGGAACAAAGTTCACCCAAAAGATTGTGCTGTCTGATGAGATTGGAACGTTGTGGTGGCATGCTCACAGTGACTGGTCTCGAGCAACAGTTCATGGTTTACTTGTTGTTTATCCAAAGAAAGGGAGTAGTTACCCATTGGGGTTTCCAAAGCTTCAAGCAGAAGTGCCCATGATTTTAG GAGAATGGTGGAAAAGTGATATACAGGAGGTTCTTACCGAGTTTTCAAGCAGCGGAGGAGAACCAAATGTCTCTGATGCTTTCCTAATAAACGGTCAACCTGGTCTTCTGTATCCATGCTCAAGACAAg ACAGTTACAAGTTGACTGTGGATTATGGCAAGACTTACTTACTTCGAATGGTTAATGCTGCCATGAACaacattcttttcttttccatagcaaAGCATCGGATTACTGTTGTGGGATCAGACGGAAGCTACACAAAGCCCTTAAATAGTGGTTACATTGCAATATCCCCCGGCCAAACCATTGATTTCCTGCTACATGCCAATCAATCACCTAATCTCTACTACATGGCTGCTAAAGCTTATAATAGTGCCAGCTCTGTTACATTCGACAACACAACCACCACAGCCATTCTCGAATACCGTGGAAATTATACTCCACCTTCATCTCCATCTTTCCCAAGTCTTCCGACTTTTAAGGATACAATTGCATCAGCTAATTTCACAGGGAGCCTTAGAAGCTTAGCGAGTAAAGAATTCCCTGTTGATGTCCCAAAAAATGTTACCACTAATCTTTTCTTTACACTCTCCATAAAGTCACTTCCTTGTGAAACAAATAACACCTGCAAGGGACCTCGAGGCAATCGATTCGCGGCAACTGTAAATAACATGAGCTTTGTCAGCCCTAAGATTGACATACTTCAGGCTTACTATAACCAGATCAATGGAGTGTATAAACCTAATTTTCCTAGCTTCCCACCTTTGGTATTCAATTACACAGCAAGAAACCTTTCGGTTTCCCTACAAACGCCTACTCGAACAACGAAAGTGAAGGTTCTTGAGTATAACTCGCATGTGGAGCTTGTTTACCAAGCCACTAATTTGGTAGCAGGAATTGATCATCCCATGCATTTACATGGACATAGTTTTTATGTTGTTGGATGGGGATTTGGAAACTTTGACAAGGACAAAGACCCTAAGAACTATAACCTTGAGGACCCTCCTTTGATGAATACAATTGCAGTTCCGAAGAATGCCTGGACAGCCATAAGATTCAAGGCAAATAACCCTG GAGTGTGGTTGATGCATTGCCATCTTGAACGTCACATAAGCTGGGGCATGGAAATGACTTTCATTGTTAAAAATGGAAAGCGTCCGCAGGAAAAATTGCTGCCCCCACCTCCCGACATGCCACTTTGCTAA
- the LOC113712634 gene encoding cytochrome P450 78A7-like: MDFSSVSEDNWWVFFTLPAILESQNLCNIWILFSTAMFFLAAGLMTWAFSSGGPAWRAGRNELGQVPIPGPRGLPIIGSLFNLSHGLAHRTLACMASSHGASQLMAFSLGSTPIVVASEPRTAREILTSPHFSSRPIKQSAKQLMFSRAIGFAPNGAYWRLLRKIASSHLFAPKRILAHEAGRQLECAAMLRAISKEQTMQGFVSLRKHLQVASLNNIMEIVFSKRYETTSLSEEAQELHEMVREGFELLGAFNWSDHLPWLKNFYDPFRIQQRCSALVIRVRKLVKKIIEEHRVGKSAEVSDDSDFVDVLLSLEGEEKLDEDDMVAVLWEMIFRGTDTTALLTEWIMAELVLHPQVQTYLYNEMKNVLGDKSVTDADVAKLPYLQAVIKETLRLHPPGPLMSWARLSTDDVHLSNGMVIPANTVAMVNMWAITHDPQVWDEPWMFKPERFIPWAGGVNLDVRGNDLRLAPFGAGRRVCPGKNLGLATVSLWVAKLVQNFMLAQNNEAQPVDLTEVLKLSSEMKKPLSAVVVPRNGALLT, translated from the exons ATGGATTTTTCATCAGTCTCGGAGGATAATTGGTGGGTGTTCTTTACACTCCCAGCAATTCTTGAATCCCAGAACTTATGCAACATTTGGATTTTGTTCTCTACTGCCATGTTCTTCCTAGCTGCAGGGCTCATGACTTGGGCTTTCTCTTCTGGAGGGCCTGCATGGAGAGCTGGCCGGAACGAGTTAGGCCAAGTTCCAATCCCCGGACCCAGGGGCCTGCCAATTATAGGCAGCTTATTCAACTTGAGCCACGGCTTGGCTCACCGAACTCTTGCATGCATGGCTTCAAGCCATGGTGCAAGTCAACTCATGGCGTTCAGCTTGGGATCAACTCCCATCGTAGTGGCTTCCGAACCACGAACGGCTCGTGAGATCTTGACCTCACCCCACTTCTCCAGCCGTCCCATAAAACAGTCGGCTAAGCAGCTCATGTTTAGCCGAGCCATCGGTTTCGCTCCCAATGGAGCCTACTGGAGGCTTTTGCGGAAAATTGCCTCATCTCACCTCTTTGCACCCAAACGCATATTAGCCCATGAAGCTGGACGTCAGCTAGAATGCGCAGCTATGTTAAGGGCCATTTCCAAGGAGCAAACCATGCAAGGGTTTGTAAGCCTTAGAAAACACCTACAAGTAGCTTCCTTAAACAATATAATGGAAATTGTGTTTAGTAAAAGGTATGAAACGACATCACTTAGTGAAGAGGCTCAAGAGTTGCATGAAATGGTCAGAGAAGGGTTTGAGCTCTTGGGAGCATTCAATTGGTCTGATCATTTGCCCTGGTTGAAGAATTTTTATGACCCTTTTCGCATTCAACAACGTTGTTCAGCTCTTGTCATTCGGGTTAGAAAACTTGTTAAAAAGATTATTGAAGAACATCGAGTTGGGAAGTCAGCTGAGGTCTCCGATGATTCTGATTTTGTCGATGTTTTGCTCTCTCTAGAAGGTGAAGAAAAGCTTGATGAAGATGATATGGTCGCTGTTCTATGG GAAATGATTTTTCGGGGCACAGACACTACTGCACTTCTAACTGAGTGGATCATGGCAGAATTAGTTTTGCACCCTCAAGTCCAAACCTATCTTTACAATGAGATGAAAAATGTTTTGGGAGATAAAAGTGTCACAGATGCAGACGTGGCTAAGCTACCCTACCTTCAGGCTGTGATCAAAGAGACTCTGAGGCTGCATCCACCAGGACCCCTTATGTCGTGGGCCCGTTTATCGACGGATGATGTCCACCTGAGCAATGGGATGGTCATACCAGCCAACACAGTTGCCATGGTTAACATGTGGGCTATAACACATGACCCTCAGGTGTGGGATGAGCCATGGATGTTCAAGCCAGAAAGGTTCATACCATGGGCTGGTGGTGTAAATTTGGACGTGAGAGGAAATGACCTTAGGCTTGCACCATTTGGAGCAGGCCGTAGGGTTTGTCCAGGGAAGAACCTAGGACTTGCGACTGTGAGCCTTTGGGTGGCTAAATTGGTGCAGAATTTCATGTTGGCTCAGAACAATGAAGCTCAGCCAGTTGATTTGACTGAGGTATTGAAGCTGTCAAGTGAGATGAAGAAGCCACTCTCAGCTGTGGTTGTTCCAAGAAATGGTGCATTATTGACCTAA